In the genome of Bremerella sp. JC817, the window CGGGGAAATCAAAACGATTGCTTTCACAGCTTGAAAACGAACCATGGTTTCCGGATTGTGAAGCGCTTCGTCCAAGACAGGCAGAGCCGCTTCCGCTTTGGGACCGAGCTTGCCTAACGCCTCCGCGGCTTCCTCAGGGACATCGGTGGCACTTTCGTCATCTTGAACGGCCGCGATCAAATGGTCGATCGCTCCCGTCGAATCGTCGTCGAGCCTGGCCATGGCAAACGCCGCCGCGACGCGGACGAGCGGGTCCGAATCGCCGTTCATCATTGGGCGAAGCTTGACCAGGGCGACCTTTGCTTCTTTGCCCATGCTTGCCAAGGCCATCGCGCTATCGTATCGGACCGGGCGTGTTCCCGCCGCATCGGGTGCATAGTAATGCCAACGGTTCTCCTTGTCGTCCAGCAGTTCGACCAGGCGAGGAACGTTCCGCGAGCCTGCTTCGCCGAGCTCTCCGAGTGCCTGGATCGCCGCCGCGCGGACATCGGGCGATGCGTCGTTCAGGGCAGTCCCCAGAACCAACGCCAAGGCCTGCGGATCTTTCTGCACGGAAACAATCGCCGCGACCGCTTCCAATCGAATCGCTTTGTCCGGGTCACCGAGAAGTCGCTCGAGCGTCGGCAGGGCGTCCGCTGCGGCCTCATCCATTTTCGATAGCGATCGTATCGCCAGCTTGCGGACGTCTGGGGCCTGGCTGCGATTCAGGAGTTCGCAAATCGGCACCACCGCAGGCCTGCCGATCTCGGCCAACGCCTCGACCGCCGTCGTTCCCACCGTGTCGACGGGGAACGTAATCGGGACATAGTCAGGGATGTAAACGGCGCGGCGATCATCGGCCAAAGAATTGACCACCGCCTTAATGGCGAGATCGGAAGTCGGTTTGCGCTGCCCAATCGCGGTGATGGCTTCGGCGCTCTTGATCGCGTCTTCGCCTTGCACAACCGCAATAAGATCTTCCAGCGAAGGCTGCAGGGCCTGGGCGAAACTAAGGACCGGGCATGCCAGGATGGCAACGACAGGGATCAGCAGGAATCGCATCGGAGATCGACGACCTTGGCGACGGAACAGCGACGTTCAGCGCGCCGCTGAAGTGGTGGGGCTAATGAGTCAGACGAGCCTATTGTTGTCCAATTTTCGGTCGTGGGCAAATATTTAGGATGGTTCGAGAAACCAGCCGACGAGCGGACGCTTCCGATCGTCATGCACTCGTTGCTGACACGCATTAATCGCTGTGATCGTCTGTCCATACTTGGATTGCCAGCTCGACGTGCGACCGGAAGCTGGCGATGTCGTACGACAACTTGCGTTTCTTCAGTTTCACCGCCAAGGCATCGACCGCCGCCAGCAGTTGCTCGCCCAGGAACACACGCTGCTCGGCCACCGGCAACTCGGCGAAGTCGCGGTGGAGGTAGAGGTCTGCGTAGGACGCCTTCTGTTTTGCGTTGAACGCCCCGACCTTCAATCGCGAATGCTCTTCGTCCGTGGAATCGGGACGGTGGAGGGTGAAGTAGAACTTCTCGATCGCGTCGCCATAGGCATCTGGCGTCATCGTCGCGCGAAGATGCTCGGCCAGTTCCTTCCGCAACACAACAACCGATCGCGCGGCGTCCGAACGTCCGCAGGAGACTCCCATACTGATCGGCATTTGACGCCGATAGTTTCTCTGCGACGGAAGCGAGTCACGGTCCACAATCGGATACTCTTTTCCGGCGTTCTGCTGCCAGTCGATGGCAGGCCGATCGGGAAAATCAGGGCTTGGGCGAAATTCCGGATTGCAAATCGTCCAGCCTGCCTTCCGCTTGGACCATCTTGCGAGCTGGAAGCGAAATTCATTTTGAGCCGTAACGAATCTCGTTTCCCAGCAGTCGCCATTGAAGTGACTGATGGCGTCAACCGGCTCGCGATCGCCCCATCCGATCATCGCAAGGGTTTCACAAACTCGAACGGCCACGGCCCATTGGTCGGCGTCCGAATATTCGATCAGTTGATCGAATCTCGCCAGCATCTCCACCCGAACCTCGTCCACGTCCTGCGATTCCAGAAAGGTCGATAGCTCGTCGATCGTTTCCAACGCCAGGATTGCTTTTACACTGCTCATGAATTCGTTTCGATTCGCCCAACGATGTAGAGGTTCCTGCGCAAAACTAGTGCCTAACACCAGCATCGCATCTTAAGTATGCCACTGGCCTCTGGCCAGTGAGAAGCGGGCAGAAGCTTCACCGCCCAGTGGCTCTTCACGAAGAATCTCTACGGCAAGCAGGAAGAACCACGTCGCCTAGCTCACTCGCCCAGCGTACGGTACGTGATTTCGTGGCCGCTGGGGTGGCCGTCGCGGGCCATCGGTTGGCTCAGAGAATCTCGCCGTGTCTTCATTCGGTACGACAAACGAATCTAGTCCTAACTAGACTTTGTGCAGGTCGCTGCCATGCGGCGACTGTTGCTGTATGTTTAAGCGAAAGTGCCTAGTGGCACGCATGGAACGATTCGCCTTTTTAGCAGCACGGGTCTAGAACGCGTTCTTCCGAGCTAGTGTCGATTTGCGCTGCACCTCCTGTTTAGTGATGATTAACAGACATGAATACCACTGATTTCTACGGTGATGCTGACAGGTGTTTCGACATGCAAGACTATTCAGGCGCGGTTGCATTCCTTCGACGGGCCATGATGAGTTCAGAGCCTAGTCTTGAAAGCGTTGCGAAGTATTCCAGTGTTGCCCAGGAGGAGCGGATTGCATTTATCCATTCCCTGACTTTGCAGTTTCCCGATTCGTTTGAATGTCACTATGCATATGCAAACGCGCTTTCGAGGACCTATCGACGAGAACAGGCGAGCGCTTTTATTACAGCACTCGTGGCATCCGATAAGTGGCCTGACTTGCGATGTCAAATCATGCTTAGATCACTCCGTTTTGAATGTGCAATTCGTCTCAAGGATGCTAATCGGGCAATTGAGGATTTTCGAAGCATCCTTCAGCTTGCAAGCAGTCGCAAATCTCTTGCTGGTTTTCGAAAGATTCTTTTCAAGCGCATCGCATCTATGGGGCATGTCGCGGACTCTACTATTATTTTTGAACTTTCAAAATTAGAGGATCTTCATGACGGGGAATCAGAGTTTCTTCGCGTTAAATCGCGAGAGCTAGAACTGCTTTCCCAATTCTAGAGGCACAGTGCCGAGGTGAAGCACCTGGCCAGCCTCAAATTCCGGTACCGCTAGGACGCCACTGGTCTCTGGCCAGTGAGAAGCGGGCAGAAGCTTCACCGCCCAGTGGCGTTTCACGACCATGCTCTACGACAAGCAGGCAGAAACCGCGTTGCCTAGCTCACTCGCCCAGCGTGCGGTACGTGATTTCGTGGCCGCTGGGGTGGCCGTCGCGGGTTGTTTGGATGGCGGACGAGGCGTAGCCGTGGGCTGGGTTGCGGACGTAGCTCAGGTACGTTTCGATGCCGTCGTGATCGGTATTGTCGGCGGCGATGATCGCGCCGGGGCGGAGGTGCGGTTCGACCACTTTCAGCACATCCAGGTACATCTCTTTCGCCCCGTCCAAGAACAGAAAGTCGACCGCCGGCGGCATATCGTTCTGCAGCGTCTCGTAGGCGTCGCCAATGCGGAACTGCACCAGTTCCACCAGGCCGGCGTCGCTCAGGTTTTGCCGGGCCCGGGTGATCTTCTCAGGCTCGAACTCGGTCGTGATCAGTTGTCCGCCGCCGTTATCTTGCAGCCCGGCCGCCAGGAAGATCGCACTGATCCCCATGCTGGTACCGAACTCGACGATGTTGCGCGACTGCGAGGTGCGAACCAGCGTGTACAGCAAGTTGCCGAACTCGGGACCGATCGCCATGTAAACGTGCCGCAAGGCATGGAACAACTCGCGCGACCCGCGCGGGTAAGGAGGCTGCGGTCCGCCAGCGCGCGGTGAAAGAGGCGACTTTTCGGCGTCGGCATACAAGTCGTCCAGCAACCGCTGGATGCGAGGGGAAGTG includes:
- a CDS encoding HEAT repeat domain-containing protein yields the protein MRFLLIPVVAILACPVLSFAQALQPSLEDLIAVVQGEDAIKSAEAITAIGQRKPTSDLAIKAVVNSLADDRRAVYIPDYVPITFPVDTVGTTAVEALAEIGRPAVVPICELLNRSQAPDVRKLAIRSLSKMDEAAADALPTLERLLGDPDKAIRLEAVAAIVSVQKDPQALALVLGTALNDASPDVRAAAIQALGELGEAGSRNVPRLVELLDDKENRWHYYAPDAAGTRPVRYDSAMALASMGKEAKVALVKLRPMMNGDSDPLVRVAAAFAMARLDDDSTGAIDHLIAAVQDDESATDVPEEAAEALGKLGPKAEAALPVLDEALHNPETMVRFQAVKAIVLISPETAESRLLKSLKDEDALVRSCVIESLGTLPNPSPQLLNAYIAALDDNDVAFGIYVRHAAAVALGNLKEQAASALPRLKKIAQEEENDWVREAAEAAVQQISQGEAGEDGTK
- a CDS encoding class I SAM-dependent methyltransferase, which codes for MTCTITSPRIQRLLDDLYADAEKSPLSPRAGGPQPPYPRGSRELFHALRHVYMAIGPEFGNLLYTLVRTSQSRNIVEFGTSMGISAIFLAAGLQDNGGGQLITTEFEPEKITRARQNLSDAGLVELVQFRIGDAYETLQNDMPPAVDFLFLDGAKEMYLDVLKVVEPHLRPGAIIAADNTDHDGIETYLSYVRNPAHGYASSAIQTTRDGHPSGHEITYRTLGE